Genomic DNA from Equus quagga isolate Etosha38 chromosome 10, UCLA_HA_Equagga_1.0, whole genome shotgun sequence:
CTCCAAGTAAAAGCCACAGCCTTTACAATGGTCTGCAAAGTCCTACATGCTCTGCCTGTCCCCCTTTATCTCTCTAATGTCATTTCCTACCTACCTCTCCTTCACTCACACACTTGCCTCCCTGCTGTTCCCTTGAACGTGTGCCTCTCATGTCCACCTTAAGGCCTTTTGCACTTGACGTCTGGAGTACTCTCCTCCTAGATATCTGCATAGCTGATTCCCACCTTCTTCAAGTATTTGCTCAAATATTACCTTCTCAGTTATGCCTCCCCGACTtccatatttaaaattgcaacgCTCCCCCCATTTCCTTGGCACTTCCAGTTCCCCTTATCCTGCTCTATATTTCTTTCCCATAGCACTTATTAtctttttacaaattatttagtGTACTCTTTATTGTCTGTCTGCCCCCACTAGAAAGTAACCTCCATAAGGACTCAAATTTTTGTCACTTTTGCTCCTTGGTGTCTCTCAAATGCTTAAAGGAGTGTCTGACAGTAGACATTCCACAAATACTTGTTAAGTGATAGGATGAAcatgagtgaaaaaagcaagatgcagaagaATACATACTGCATGATACTTTATAAAGttccaaaacaagaaaatgtttaaaaataatgtccagggaattgtacacacacacagtattttaATTCGCATTAGTAAGGGGATGGTAACATTTTGGATAATGGTTATCTCTTAAGGTAAGGATGAGAGAGAAGGCACTTCAATAGTATTGatcatgttctatttcttaagttGAGGAGCTGGTTCACAGGTCTCCATCTTATCATGCTTCCTAACTTACACATGGGTAATATATATTCTGCAGTCTGTATCAAATATTTCACAgtcacaaaatgtttaaaaaaaaaaaaaagactaaactaGCTATAGGAGGAATTGAGGAATGGTGTTCTGAACAAAGGAACACCttgtacaaaggccctgaggtggggacaGTTGTTGTGTTGGAGGACTCGATAGGAGGCCAGCGTGCCTGGAGCACTTAAGCAAGGGAGACAGGGCATGAGATGAATAGGAGAGAGATGCAGGAACCGGATCTTGAATGCCCAAATGGCAAGGAGTTTGGATCTGATTCGAAGTGCACTGGGAAGCCAGGATTTTAAGCAGGTGAgagacatgatcagatttatgtCTGCAAAAGTGTTTTTGGCTGTGGCTTTGGCTGGCTTACCTGCCAAAAGTGGGCTTTCCAAAATATGAAGGAACACAGGCAAATTTAAGCCCTTTAACCTTTCATTTGACTAGAgagtaagtaataaaaataaaggggGAATGGTAGTGCTGTTTACTGAAATGGGGAAAACTGAATAGAGCATAATGTGAAAGGGGGAGGGTTGTAAATGAGTTTGAGACGTGGAAAGGTGAGCAGGGGTCAGATTATGAAGACTCTTTTAAATCTGGCAGAGGGGTGGTGGACTTTATCTTGTAAATGCTGGGGAGCCATTTGCTTTAAAGCCGCTCTGGTAGCAAGGGCAGTGAAAGAAGTAGACAGGGTAACACTGGAGCAAGGGAGGCCAGTGAGGCTCCTGAGAATACTGTCTGGCACCAGATTGTGAGGCCTGAATTAGAGTGGTGACAGTAGAGATGGAGGACCACAGATATGAAATACATTAGGAAGTAAAATCAGTAGGAATCAATAACTGGTGAGATactgtggggagaaaggaaagggggtGGCAGTGTAGTCAAGGATGATGGTCAGCACTGATTGGCCATTCCACCTCACTCTTGCTCCAGATGTATAAGGTAGACCTGTCACCAGATCCCAAGGAGGTAGCAGCCATGGAGGCtagaagaaatcaagaaaaggaGCGACAGAGCCAAATCTTCAATGTGCGGACCAGACTCATGGGGGTGAGTGGGCAGCATGGACTTTCTCAGGGCCGGGGGCCACCTCACTCTTGCACCTAGAGAATGTGGCAGTGCCCATTACATCCCTTCCCTGATCCGAGCAGCCCTAGGGctggagaggatggaggagggtAGAAGACACCCAGCCCTAGGGGTAGGAAGGGCCTGGGAAGGGGCCTGGGGGTTCAGGGGAAGAGGAGCTGGTGACAGCTGACTCTTCTCCAGTCAGCTCTGGGCCAAGTGGCCTGGTTCTCGAGAGACTGGCAACATGGAGCCAAAAGAAGTCCAAAGAATATTTAGGGGGCCAGCctcgtagccaagtggttaagtttgtgcactctgcttcgtcagccagggttttgctggtttggatcctgggcgcggacatgacaccgctcatcaggccatgctgaggtggcgtcccacacagcagagccagaaggaccaacaactagaatatacaactatgtactggggggctttggggaggagaagaagaaaaaaagacaagattggcaacagatgtcagctcaggtgccaatctttaaaagaaaaaatttttttaaagaatatttggtATTGCACATGCCTAAACTCTTTCTGGAAGGCTACCTAAGAAACTGTTAACTGGGCTGAGGGGTTGAGATGGGAAGGACACTTACTCTTCACTAAACTGTATTCCCTTTTACACTATTTTGAAATGTCTTAAATGAGTTATaatcaaaacaatgagaaaatattgaTAGTTTAAGAGAAAATAGATTGCTGGGTGGGTGGATAAAGGGGGGATGCAGCATGGTATTCTGGAAAAGACCCCACACCTATGCTCAAGGGCCAGGTCTGCTATTTACTGGACGTGTGGTTTTGGATGAGTCACCTGTCTTCTCTGTGCTCCAGGCTCctactctgtaaaatgaggctaaatAAAGGAAGGGTTGAAGTGAGTATTAACTGATGGTGATGGCTCTGGGAACCAgagcatagtgcctgacacaagCAAGTAGCTTGCTCAGGGATCAGTGGTGTGATTGAGATCTAGTTGGCAAGTGTTCCCCCAGGGAACTGAATTGGGCAGTAGGGATACAAAGCTGACTAAGGCCTAGTCTCTGCCCTTAATGGGCTCACAGTCTGGTAGAGGAGATAATCAATAGAGGCAAACTTCAGTATAATGTGGACAGTGGATCCTGGATTCTATAGGAGTAGCACCTGCCTAAGGGATCATGAAGGTAAAGCCTAAgcgggtcttgaaggatgaagaggagtttgggtaaaaagaggaggaaagtatTCCAAGTAGAGGGAGCAGCTGGAGCAAAGGCTCTCAGTTCGAAACAGCCTCAGATGTGCAGGGAACTGTaggcacagagctcctgagggtgggacagggaaagagggtatgagatgaggctggagaaggaggcagaggctaGACCATTGAGGGGCTTACAAATCATGCTCAGATGGTGGAACATTATCCAGTAGGTATTGGGGATCTATAGGAGGATTCTGAAGAAGGTAAATTCTGAGCAGTTTGTGTTAGAGCATTCAAGACCTGCTGCTGAGCCCCTACCCTGATTTAGTTAATTTCTTTGGGATCAGATGGATGTTGAAGCCCTGAACAGCCAGGTAGAAAAGCAAAAGCTTCGAGAAGCAACAGAGCGGAGCAAGGAGGCGGCTTATGGTAAAAACCCAAGGCCAGGGGCCAGCCAAGGGGGGAAAGCAAGGGCCTGAGTGGGCTGAGGTAGGGCATCAGAGTGGGGCCTGTCCTGGGGTGTGGCAGGACAAACCAGATGGGCCTTGGGAGCAGAGGCCATGCCAAGTGGACTCTGTCCTTCCCATGGTGCCTTCTTCATGTCcctgcccaccacccccaggTACCAACCAGGTGCAGTATGATCTGGTAGCCCAGCTGCTAGACAAGGAACAGGCAGAACGAACACGTCGGCTGGCCAAGAAAGTCCAGGAGTATCgggagcagaagcagcagctcaAGAACAGGTGTGAATTTGACCTTTGGGATCCAGACCAACTCCAGAATGAATTTCCAGCCCATCTCAGTGACATTGGTCCCCACTGTGGCCCAGCCAGCCTGCAATGGTTCTCTGGGGAGGACCTGTACAGGGCCACGTGCCTGAGAATGCAGCAGGAACAGTTCAGGTACAGCCTGGAGAGGCAGCTGCAGGAGCAACAGCAAGCCAAGGCTGACGAGGAGTGTGCAGGTGAGCAGCCGGGCCCTCCAGGTTGAGACCTAAGGCCTGGCAGGGAGTTGTCCTGAGCCGGGTACAGCACCCAGGACACCAGAATTGTGTGGGGAGGTCCAATTACCCGAAGGGCTGCTGCTGAAAGGTTAGACTGAGCAGACCCCAACCTCCCTGACTTCCTTTAGTAACTGACAGTATAGCCATTATCCCGATCAGCCTGGCACTCCATTACCTGGTGGCAGGACAGTAAAGACAAGCCTAACAGCTCTGCCGCTTACTAAGCTGGTTTTGGCAAATGaattttcctctctgtgctccagttttctcatctttaaaatagggataataatccACACTATATAGAGTATGGGAAATATATTTCCCatatgagaatgaaatgagatactGTACGTAAAGCAAAACTGTCAGTGCTCAATAACCAGTAGCTATTATTACTATGACATTATCTGTGGCCATGTCCTCCTCTTCCATTAGAGTAAGCCCTTCAAGGGCAAGGATCATCTCTTATCTACTCACACTGCTCACCTTTCAAATCGTCCCTATTATAGTGCCCTGTTCTGTTGTACCACTTATCATAGAAGTAATTTATTCTGAAAGTATTTGTGGAATGTCCGTCTAAAACGTCAGCTCACTGAAGATGAACCACATCTCTCGTTTCCACCCCTGTATCCCAGttgcctagtacagtgcctgccacagtgtCAGGAGTGCAATAAACCACTGTTGAGTGAACAAGTGAAGACCAAAGTAAACAAGGCAGgcaccctgccctccaggagcccaCAGAACCATGCCTTCCAAAAACTCAGTTTAGAGTAAGAGGAAAACATACATGCACAAGTCACTGATCAGCAAATATGTATGCTTTAACACTGTGTTAGGTACTATGACAGGTACTGTGatagaagtatatatatatatatagatatatatatatatataggacatGGAGGCAATATCAATATGGGAGTGGTCAATTCTCACAAGGAAAGGGGGATAGGGCAGGAGGTAGCACAGGTCAGCTGTCAGGAACCAATTTTGGAAACTTGGATACAATTTTGCTAGGGTGAGGAGAGGGAACAAGAAAAGgccattctaggcagaggga
This window encodes:
- the RIBC1 gene encoding RIB43A-like with coiled-coils protein 1 isoform X7; its protein translation is MCMATQTGARAYEVVDEAVTGRHNNFWDPRKQAAPEPTLAETNQKSQQGYALQDKRKDFKQMYKVDLSPDPKEVAAMEARRNQEKERQSQIFNVRTRLMGMDVEALNSQVEKQKLREATERSKEAAYGTNQVQYDLVAQLLDKEQAERTRRLAKKVQEYREQKQQLKNRCEFDLWDPDQLQNEFPAHLSDIGPHCGPASLQWFSGEDLYRATCLRMQQEQFRYSLERQLQEQQQAKADEECADMLSDQLRLAMDMRATQLAKLEESCRVAMMSAMTKANKAQVSYLRFQCQAKIMQIYQSIFLGCGSAHGSQYVGKAPL
- the RIBC1 gene encoding RIB43A-like with coiled-coils protein 1 isoform X5, translating into MCMATQTGARAYEVVDEAVTGRHNNFWDPRKQAAPEPTLAETNQKSQQGYALQDKRKDFKQMYKVDLSPDPKEVAAMEARRNQEKERQSQIFNVRTRLMGMDVEALNSQVEKQKLREATERSKEAAYGTNQVQYDLVAQLLDKEQAERTRRLAKKVQEYREQKQQLKNRCEFDLWDPDQLQNEFPAHLSDIGPHCGPASLQWFSGEDLYRATCLRMQQEQFRYSLERQLQEQQQAKADEECAGVIPKIPVSSQDHADLPEHLLGVWLSSWLSVCWKSSTLRWTLLPLIFASNPTPSLALGPMERGHPTAWDPPLYTQLLSDQINPCLGISPPRFCFAIIHAAASGCRTAAVN
- the RIBC1 gene encoding RIB43A-like with coiled-coils protein 1 isoform X6, whose protein sequence is MCMATQTGARAYEVVDEAVTGRHNNFWDPRKQAAPEPTLAETNQKSQQGYALQDKRKDFKQMYKVDLSPDPKEVAAMEARRNQEKERQSQIFNVRTRLMGMDVEALNSQVEKQKLREATERSKEAAYGTNQVQYDLVAQLLDKEQAERTRRLAKKVQEYREQKQQLKNRCEFDLWDPDQLQNEFPAHLSDIGPHCGPASLQWFSGEDLYRATCLRMQQEQFRYSLERQLQEQQQAKADEECADMLSDQLRLAMDMRATQLAKLEESCRVAMMSAMTKANKAQAAELAERQHCEPQCEQEANLMEIQNQITRDLLTENPQVAQHPMAPHWVLPYCWKGRII